In Bos indicus isolate NIAB-ARS_2022 breed Sahiwal x Tharparkar chromosome 2, NIAB-ARS_B.indTharparkar_mat_pri_1.0, whole genome shotgun sequence, a single genomic region encodes these proteins:
- the RBBP4 gene encoding histone-binding protein RBBP4 isoform X1, translating to MADKEAAFDDAVEERVINEEYKIWKKNTPFLYDLVMTHALEWPSLTAQWLPDVTRPEGKDFSIHRLVLGTHTSDEQNHLVIASVQLPNDDAQFDASHYDSEKGEFGGFGSVSGKIEIEIKINHEGEVNRARYMPQNPCIIATKTPSSDVLVFDYTKHPSKPDPSGECNPDLRLRGHQKEGYGLSWNPNLSGHLLSASDDHTICLWDISAVPKEGKVVDAKTIFTGHTAVVEDVSWHLLHESLFGSVADDQKLMIWDTRSNNTSKPSHSVDAHTAEVNCLSFNPYSEFILATGSADKTVALWDLRNLKLKLHSFESHKDEIFQVQWSPHNETILASSGTDRRLNVWDLSKIGEEQSPEDAEDGPPELLFIHGGHTAKISDFSWNPNEPWVICSVSEDNIMQVWQMAENIYNDEDPEGSVDPEGQGS from the exons ATGGCCGACAAGGAAG cagccTTTGATGACGCAGTAGAGGAACGTGTGATCAACGAAGAAtacaaaatatggaaaaagaacACCCCTTTTCTTTACGATTTGGTGATGACCCATGCTCTGGAGTGGCCTAGCCTAACTGCACAGTGGCTTCCAGATGTAACCAG accagaagggaaagatTTCAGTATTCATCGACTTGTCCTGGGGACACACACATCAGATGAGCAAAACCACCTTGTGATAGCCAGCGTGCAGCTCCCTAACGATGACGCTCAGTTTGATGCTTCACACTACGACAGTGAAAAAGGAG AATTTGGAGGTTTTGGCTCGGTTAGTGGAAAAATTGAAATAGAAATCAAGATCAACCATGAAGGAGAGGTAAACAGGGCACGCTATATGCCCCAGAACCCTTGCATCATTGCAACCAAGACTCCATCCAGTGATGTTCTTGTTTTTGACTATACAAAACATCCTTCTAAACCAG ACCCTTCTGGAGAGTGCAACCCAGACTTGCGTCTCCGTGGACATCAGAAGGAAGGCTATGGGCTTTCTTGGAACCCAAATCTCAGTGGGCACTTACTGAGTGCTTCAGATGACCAC acCATCTGCCTGTGGGACATAAGTGCTGTTCCAAAGGAAGGGAAAGTTGTGGATGCGAAGACCATCTTCACAGGGCACACGGCAGTAGTGGAGGATGTCTCCTGGCATCTGCTCCATGAGTCCCTCTTTGGGTCGGTTGCTGATGATCAGAAACTCATGAT cTGGGATACTCGTTCAAACAATACTTCCAAACCAAGCCACTCAGTTGATGCTCACACTGCTGAAGTGAACTGCCTTTCTTTCAATCCTTATAGTGAGTTCATTCTTGCCACAGGATCAGCTGACAAG ACTGTTGCCCTGTGGGATCTGAGAAATCTGAAACTTAAGTTGCATTCCTTTGAATCACATAAGGATGAAATATTCCAG GTTCAGTGGTCGCCTCACAATGAGACTATTTTGGCTTCCAGTGGTACTGATCGTAGACTGAATGTCTGGGATTTAAG TAAAATTGGAGAGGAACAATCCCCAGAAGATGCAGAAGATGGGCCACCAGAGTTGTTG TTTATTCATGGTGGTCACACTGCCAAGATATCTGATTTCTCCTGGAATCCCAACGAACCTTGGGTGATTTGTTCTGTATCAGAAGACAATATCATGCAAGTGTGGCAAATG GCTGAGAACATTTATAATGATGAAGACCCTGAAGGAAGCGTGGATCCAGAAGGACAAGGATCTTAG
- the RBBP4 gene encoding histone-binding protein RBBP4 isoform X2 — protein MADKEAFDDAVEERVINEEYKIWKKNTPFLYDLVMTHALEWPSLTAQWLPDVTRPEGKDFSIHRLVLGTHTSDEQNHLVIASVQLPNDDAQFDASHYDSEKGEFGGFGSVSGKIEIEIKINHEGEVNRARYMPQNPCIIATKTPSSDVLVFDYTKHPSKPDPSGECNPDLRLRGHQKEGYGLSWNPNLSGHLLSASDDHTICLWDISAVPKEGKVVDAKTIFTGHTAVVEDVSWHLLHESLFGSVADDQKLMIWDTRSNNTSKPSHSVDAHTAEVNCLSFNPYSEFILATGSADKTVALWDLRNLKLKLHSFESHKDEIFQVQWSPHNETILASSGTDRRLNVWDLSKIGEEQSPEDAEDGPPELLFIHGGHTAKISDFSWNPNEPWVICSVSEDNIMQVWQMAENIYNDEDPEGSVDPEGQGS, from the exons ATGGCCGACAAGGAAG ccTTTGATGACGCAGTAGAGGAACGTGTGATCAACGAAGAAtacaaaatatggaaaaagaacACCCCTTTTCTTTACGATTTGGTGATGACCCATGCTCTGGAGTGGCCTAGCCTAACTGCACAGTGGCTTCCAGATGTAACCAG accagaagggaaagatTTCAGTATTCATCGACTTGTCCTGGGGACACACACATCAGATGAGCAAAACCACCTTGTGATAGCCAGCGTGCAGCTCCCTAACGATGACGCTCAGTTTGATGCTTCACACTACGACAGTGAAAAAGGAG AATTTGGAGGTTTTGGCTCGGTTAGTGGAAAAATTGAAATAGAAATCAAGATCAACCATGAAGGAGAGGTAAACAGGGCACGCTATATGCCCCAGAACCCTTGCATCATTGCAACCAAGACTCCATCCAGTGATGTTCTTGTTTTTGACTATACAAAACATCCTTCTAAACCAG ACCCTTCTGGAGAGTGCAACCCAGACTTGCGTCTCCGTGGACATCAGAAGGAAGGCTATGGGCTTTCTTGGAACCCAAATCTCAGTGGGCACTTACTGAGTGCTTCAGATGACCAC acCATCTGCCTGTGGGACATAAGTGCTGTTCCAAAGGAAGGGAAAGTTGTGGATGCGAAGACCATCTTCACAGGGCACACGGCAGTAGTGGAGGATGTCTCCTGGCATCTGCTCCATGAGTCCCTCTTTGGGTCGGTTGCTGATGATCAGAAACTCATGAT cTGGGATACTCGTTCAAACAATACTTCCAAACCAAGCCACTCAGTTGATGCTCACACTGCTGAAGTGAACTGCCTTTCTTTCAATCCTTATAGTGAGTTCATTCTTGCCACAGGATCAGCTGACAAG ACTGTTGCCCTGTGGGATCTGAGAAATCTGAAACTTAAGTTGCATTCCTTTGAATCACATAAGGATGAAATATTCCAG GTTCAGTGGTCGCCTCACAATGAGACTATTTTGGCTTCCAGTGGTACTGATCGTAGACTGAATGTCTGGGATTTAAG TAAAATTGGAGAGGAACAATCCCCAGAAGATGCAGAAGATGGGCCACCAGAGTTGTTG TTTATTCATGGTGGTCACACTGCCAAGATATCTGATTTCTCCTGGAATCCCAACGAACCTTGGGTGATTTGTTCTGTATCAGAAGACAATATCATGCAAGTGTGGCAAATG GCTGAGAACATTTATAATGATGAAGACCCTGAAGGAAGCGTGGATCCAGAAGGACAAGGATCTTAG
- the RBBP4 gene encoding histone-binding protein RBBP4 isoform X3, with protein MTHALEWPSLTAQWLPDVTRPEGKDFSIHRLVLGTHTSDEQNHLVIASVQLPNDDAQFDASHYDSEKGEFGGFGSVSGKIEIEIKINHEGEVNRARYMPQNPCIIATKTPSSDVLVFDYTKHPSKPDPSGECNPDLRLRGHQKEGYGLSWNPNLSGHLLSASDDHTICLWDISAVPKEGKVVDAKTIFTGHTAVVEDVSWHLLHESLFGSVADDQKLMIWDTRSNNTSKPSHSVDAHTAEVNCLSFNPYSEFILATGSADKTVALWDLRNLKLKLHSFESHKDEIFQVQWSPHNETILASSGTDRRLNVWDLSKIGEEQSPEDAEDGPPELLFIHGGHTAKISDFSWNPNEPWVICSVSEDNIMQVWQMAENIYNDEDPEGSVDPEGQGS; from the exons ATGACCCATGCTCTGGAGTGGCCTAGCCTAACTGCACAGTGGCTTCCAGATGTAACCAG accagaagggaaagatTTCAGTATTCATCGACTTGTCCTGGGGACACACACATCAGATGAGCAAAACCACCTTGTGATAGCCAGCGTGCAGCTCCCTAACGATGACGCTCAGTTTGATGCTTCACACTACGACAGTGAAAAAGGAG AATTTGGAGGTTTTGGCTCGGTTAGTGGAAAAATTGAAATAGAAATCAAGATCAACCATGAAGGAGAGGTAAACAGGGCACGCTATATGCCCCAGAACCCTTGCATCATTGCAACCAAGACTCCATCCAGTGATGTTCTTGTTTTTGACTATACAAAACATCCTTCTAAACCAG ACCCTTCTGGAGAGTGCAACCCAGACTTGCGTCTCCGTGGACATCAGAAGGAAGGCTATGGGCTTTCTTGGAACCCAAATCTCAGTGGGCACTTACTGAGTGCTTCAGATGACCAC acCATCTGCCTGTGGGACATAAGTGCTGTTCCAAAGGAAGGGAAAGTTGTGGATGCGAAGACCATCTTCACAGGGCACACGGCAGTAGTGGAGGATGTCTCCTGGCATCTGCTCCATGAGTCCCTCTTTGGGTCGGTTGCTGATGATCAGAAACTCATGAT cTGGGATACTCGTTCAAACAATACTTCCAAACCAAGCCACTCAGTTGATGCTCACACTGCTGAAGTGAACTGCCTTTCTTTCAATCCTTATAGTGAGTTCATTCTTGCCACAGGATCAGCTGACAAG ACTGTTGCCCTGTGGGATCTGAGAAATCTGAAACTTAAGTTGCATTCCTTTGAATCACATAAGGATGAAATATTCCAG GTTCAGTGGTCGCCTCACAATGAGACTATTTTGGCTTCCAGTGGTACTGATCGTAGACTGAATGTCTGGGATTTAAG TAAAATTGGAGAGGAACAATCCCCAGAAGATGCAGAAGATGGGCCACCAGAGTTGTTG TTTATTCATGGTGGTCACACTGCCAAGATATCTGATTTCTCCTGGAATCCCAACGAACCTTGGGTGATTTGTTCTGTATCAGAAGACAATATCATGCAAGTGTGGCAAATG GCTGAGAACATTTATAATGATGAAGACCCTGAAGGAAGCGTGGATCCAGAAGGACAAGGATCTTAG